A genomic segment from Aegilops tauschii subsp. strangulata cultivar AL8/78 chromosome 1, Aet v6.0, whole genome shotgun sequence encodes:
- the LOC109737871 gene encoding uncharacterized protein, whose product MSSNASTYSNPFAVDPAEIRDINVHARVPVTLDASNSTYFAWKTYFTLLFRENNLVDHVDGTVDSRTMVADAEWTAIDATIIRWFFTTISKDLFHTVVSAGDDARALWVKLNDLFTDNQLQRRVFLQQEFFDCHQDEQSIDDYCRRLKTLADELLLSTLTAGLNEDFGNAASNLTLMPEPSFPKFVAYLRLVERQMKGVKKRVQHHALAAGTSRGTPPPIAPPAPRQ is encoded by the coding sequence ATGTCTTCCAACGCCTCCACCTACTCCAACCCCTTCGCCGTCGACCCTGCCGAGATCCGCGACATCAACGTCCATGCACGCGTCCCCGTGACCCTCGACGCCTCCAACTCCACGTACTTCGCGTGGAAGACGTACTTTACGCTGCTCTTCCGCGAGAACAATCTCGTGGATCACGTGGATGGCACCGTGGACTCCCGCACCATGGTGGCCGACGCCGAGTGGACCGCGATCGATGCCACGATCATCCGGTGGTTCTTCACCACCATCTCCAAGGACTTGTTCCACACGGTCGTGAGTGCCGGCGACGACGCCCGCGCCCTGTGGGTCAAGCTGAACGACCTCTTCACCGACAACCAGCTTCAGCGCCGCGTTTTTTTACAGCAGGAATTTTTTGATTGTCACCAGGATGAACAGTCTATTGATGACTACTGCCGCCGCCTGAAGACGTTGGCGGACGAGCTCCTCCTCAGCACGCTCACCGCCGGCCTCAACGAGGACTTCGGCAACGCCGCCTCTAACCTCACCTTGATGCCGGAGCCCTCCTTCCCCAAGTTTGTGGCGTACTTGAGGTTGGTGGAGCGCCAGATGAAGGGGGTCAAGAAGCGTGTGCAGCACcacgccctcgccgccggcaccTCCCGCGGCACCCCTCCACCGATCGCCCCACCCGCGCCGCGCCAGTAG